Sequence from the Nocardiopsis sp. YSL2 genome:
TACGTCCACCCTGTCAGCCCTAGACAACTACGAGTCACCGTGAGAACGCCTTCAGTGACACACCTTGGTCTCGGCTCGAGTGCTCCGCCCGGGTCTGGCCGCCGCACGGCGGACCAACGCTCCGGGCCTCCTGAGACCGCCTCAGGTCCTCCGGCGGGGGCCTTAGGCCGACCGGGCCGACCCGGGCGCCGGACGCGGTCAGGACTGGGCATCCTCCCCATGCGCGGGGCGGGGCCTTAGACCGATCGTTGTTCTCAGGCGGCGGGGACACAGGGTCTCCGCCCACGGGGGAAGGCCCACCATGTACCACCCGGACCTGTTCAGCTCGACCGCCGACTACGTCAGCCGCGAGCGCCGACGCGAGGCGGAGCACGTCCGCGCGATCAAGCGGGCCCGCGCCGAGGAGCGTGCCGCGCGCCGCGCCGAGAAGAAGAAGGGCCACCGGCAGGGCAGGGAGGACGTACCGGATTCCGGGGCCCGCGCGCGCTTCGGCCGCGCCGCCTGATCCCGTGGGCGGTCTCCGATCCACGGCGTCCCGCACGCGACCGGGAGGAGGGTCCGACGGGCGGGCGGCCGTGGAGCGCCCGAGCGCGCTCTCGCGAGAGGCCGGCGGCCCCTGACGGAGGCCCGGGGCGCGGGCGGCACCGCGCGCGGGCAGGGGCGGCACCATGCGTCGCCGGAACTGGTGGACGACGCTCTGGCCGGCCACCGCCGCCGGGGTCCGGCTCTCGCCCGCGAGCCGGGCCCGGCCTGACCGGGCCTGGGGAAAACCACAGGCGGTCCACACGACCGACGGCATAATGGCCTCTATGCCCCAACTCGTACAGTCCTGTCCCGTCTTTGTCGGACGCGAGCGACCGCTGCGGCTCCTGGGCGAGCACGCCGAGCGCTCGCACACGGAGTCCTCCGGCATGGTCCTGGTCGGCGGTGACGCGGGGGTCGGCAAGAGCCGACTGGTGGGCGAGTTCACCGCCGCCCCGACCACGGGGTCGGTGTACGTGGGCGGCTGCCTCCAGCTGGGGGTGGACGGGCTCTCCTACGCCCCCTTCACCGCGGTCCTGCGCCAGGTGCTGCGCGAGCGCGGGAGGGCGGCGTTCGAGGCCGCTGCCCCGGGCGGGGTGGGCGAGTTCGCCCGGCTGCTGCCCGAGCTGGGCGAGGCGCCCGGGGACCGCAGGGAGAACCGGGGCATCCTCTTCGAGCAGGTGCTGCGCCTGTTCACCCAGGCCGCCCAGGACTCACCGCTGACCGTGGTCCTGGAGGACCTGCACTGGGCCGACGGCGCCACGCGCGACCTCCTGGTGTTCCTGGTGCGCAACCTGGACCTGCCGGGGATACTGATCATCGGCACCTACCGCAGCGACGACCTGCACCGCACCCACCCCCTGCGGCGGCTGATCCCCGAACTGGAGCGCGCGCCCAACGTGCTGGGGCTGCGCCTGGAGCCTCTGACGCGGGAGGAGGTGGGCCGCCAGGCCGCGGCCATCCGGGGCGCGGAGCTGACGCCGGAGAAGCTGGACGCCCTCTACCGCCGCACCGACGGCATCCCTTTGTTCGTGGAGTCCCTGGCGGCGGACGACTCCTGCACCACCGGTGAGAACCCCGACGTGCCGGAGCACTTCCGCGACCTGCTGCTGGAACCGCTGCACCGGTTCGACGACACCGCGCTGTCGGTGCTGCGGGTGGCGTCGGTGGGAGCGGTCTCCGAGAGCATCGAGCACGAGATCCTCTACCACGCGGCGGGGCTGCCCGAACACGAGCTGGAGCGCGCGCTGCACACCCTGGTGGACGCCAACGTGCTGCGGTCGGGCCGTACCGACTACCGGTTCCGGCACGCCCTGCTGCGCGACGCCGTGCACGAGGAGATCCTGCCGGGCCCCCACTCGCGGCTGCACCTGCGCTTCGCCCAGCTCATCGAGGAGTACCCCGACGCCGTGCCAGCCGACCGCCGCGCCGCCGAGCAGGCACACCACTTCCTGGCGGCGCGGGACCTGCCGAGCGCGCTCCAGGCCGCGTGGTGGGCGGCGGTCCGGGCCGGCGACACCCTGGCGTTCAGCGAGGAGCTGGACATGCTGGAGCGCGTACTGGACATGTGGGACCAGGTGCCCGACGCCGCGGAGCGGGTCGGGGGACGCACGTGGGCGCAGGTGGTCAGCGCGGCCGCCGCCGCGGCGCTGGAGGCGGGCCGGCACAAGCGGGCCCGCGAGCTGGCCGACGAGGCACTGGCGACCCTGGCGGGGGACGCCGACGACGACCACACCCTCACGGTGCGGGCCGAGCTGCTGCGCCTCCGGGGCCAGGCACGCGCCCAGCAGCTCAACGGCGGCGGTGTCGAGGACCTGGTGCGCGCCCTGGAACTGCACCCGCCGCACATGCCGGGGTACGGCCTGTTGCTGTCGATCCTGGCCAAGACGAGCCTGCTCTACCGCGTGGACCGTGAGCCGTCGCCGGACCAGCTCCAACTGCGGGAGCTGGCGGAGCGCGGACTGACGGGACGGCGGCTGGCGGAGTTGGCCGTGGAGGTCTCCGCCTCCGGGCGCGGGGGCGACGCGTGCGCCGCCGCCGACGCCCGGATCACCCTGGGCGGGATCAGCCTGGCCGAGGGCGACCTGGAGACCGGGCGCCCCCTGTTCCTGGAGGGCATCGCGCGCTCGCACCAGACCAACGACCCCAACCTGGAGGCGCGCGGGGTCGGCAACCTGGCGCACTTCCTGCGGGAGCTGGGCCGGCACGAGGAGGGCCTGGTGGTCCTGGAGGACGCCCTGGAGCGGCACAGGGCCCTGGGGTGGGCGTCCGTGCACAGCCACTTCAACCACCAGAACCGCGCCGAGATCCACTTCGAGCTGGGCGACCTGGCCACCGCGCGCGAGATCGTGGAGCGGGTGCTGCGCACCCGCCCCTCGGACAAGCAGCGCGTCTACATCGCGAGTGTGCTGATGCGCGTCGCCGTGGCCCAGGGCGACACCGCGACGGCCCGGGCGTGGGTCCAGCCCATGCTGGAGCAGGAGACCCTGCGCGCGCACCGGATGAACATCGTGCAGTTGGCCGCCCTGGGCATCCTGGACACGCGGTTGGCCGAGGACCGGCTGGACACCGCGCTGGAGGTGGCGCGGCGGCTGTTGGAGGAGCTGGAGCTGGAGGCCGCCCCGGGCTACTCCTGGCCGATGGCCGACGTGATGGCGGAGGCCGTCCGGCGCGGGGCTGCCGCCGGTCGGGCGCCGGCGACGGTCGAGCACGCCGCCCGGGTGCGCGCCCTCACGGTCAAGGTCACCGAGCAGATGTCCGTGCACGGTCCCGTCCAGCGGGCGCACCGCGCCGCCGTCACGGCGCGCACGGCGGCGGCGGAGGGGGCGGGTGGCCCGGACCTGCTGGAGTACTGGTGCGAGGCGGTGCGGGCCTGGGAGCGCACGCCCCTGCGGCTGCACCTGTCCGAGGTCCGGCTGCGGGCCGCCGAGGCGGCGGTCGCTGCGGGCGAACGGGAGCGTGCCGCGGAGTGGACGCGCCAGGTGTTCGAGACGGCGTCCGCCTGCGGGGCGGCCCCGCTGGCGGGCGCGGCCGCCGACCTGGCGCGTCGGCTCGGCGTGGGGCTGGGTGAGGACGCGGCGCCGCCGCCGTCCCCGGCTGGGCTGACCGCGCGGGAGCTGGAGGTCACCCGGCTGCTGGCGTCGGGACGCACCAACGCGCAGATCGCGGCGGAGCTGTTCATCAGCCCCAAGACCGCGAGCGTGCACGTGTCCAACATCCTGGCGAAGCTGGAGGTGGCCAACCGCGCCGCCGCCGGGGCGCGCGCCCGCGAACTCGGCCTGGCCTGAGCCGACGGATCCCGGACCGGACCCCGGCCCCGGCGTGCTCGACAAACCACTACGAATCAAGTACTTTGAGCGAAGCACTTCAATCGTTGTGGTCTGTGGACCGCACAAAGGAGGACCATGCGCACGCTCACCTACTTCGTCGCGGTGTCACTGGACGGCTTCGTCTGCGCACCCGACGGCACCTTCGACTTCTTCCCCCAGTCCGACGAGTCCGGGGCCTACCACGCCCGCGAGTACCCCGAGCTGATCCCGACCCACGTCCGCGAACAGCTCGGCCTCGACGTCCCCAACCAGAGGTTCGACACCCTCCTCCAGGGCCGGGGGTCCTACCAGGTCGCCCTGGACGAGGGCATCACCAGCCCCTACGCCCACATGCGCCAGTACGTGCTCTCGCGGACCCTGGCCAAGGACACCGACCCGGACGTGACGATCGTCGACACCGATCCGCTCGCTCTGGTCCGCGCACTCAAGCGGCAGGAAGGTGACCTGGGGCTCTGCCTGGTCGGCGGCCCGACCGCCGCCGGTGTGCTGCTGCCGGAGATCGACGAGCTGATGATCAAGCGCTACCCGGTGATCGCCGGAGCCGGGCGGCCGTTCGTCGACGCTGCCTTCGCCCCGGCGGCCTTCGAGCGCGTGCGGAGCACCGTCCTCGGCGACGGAGCCGACTACACGCTCTTCCGCCGCACCGCGTCGCCCGCGGGGTGAGCCCGGCCGGAGCGTCCCGTGGCGCTGCGCCCGCCGCTGCGGCCGGCGCGCCCGGCCCATCGGCGCAGCGCCTTCTCCGCCTCCACCGCCACCAGGACACTGGCCGCGACGGCCACCATGACCGGCCAGTACTCCAGCGGCAGCGGTTCGACCCTCAACACGAACCGTGTCGGGGGGAAGTACAGGGCCGCGGCGTGCAGGGCCAGTGTGGCCGCGGTCGCCACCACCAGGAAGCGGTTGTCGCGCAGCGGCACGGACAGGACGGACCGGTGCTGGGACCGGGCGTTGCCCGCCTGGAAGGCGGCGAAGAGGACCAGGGTGGTCAGCGCCACCGTCTGGGCGGTGGTGGCCGACCCGGTGTCCTCCAGTGCCCAGGCGAACAGCGCCACCGCCCCGACGGCCTGTACGAGCCCGGTCAGGACCGTCCGCCGCCACATCAGCGGTGAGAGGATCCCTTCCTGCGCCGCGCGCGGCGCACGGCGCAGGACGTCGCGGTCACCGCGCTCGAACACCAGCGCCACGTCCTGGAGCCCGTTGGTGACGAGGTTGAGCCACAGCAGCTGCGCGGGCAGCATGAGCAGGGGCCAGCCCGCCGCGACCGACACGATCAGGGCCAGGATCGTCGCCACCGCCGTGGACACCAGGAAGAACGTGGCCCGCCGGACGTTCTCGAAGGTGACCCGGCCGAGTTCGACCGCGCGCACGATGCTGGTGAAGTCGTCGTCGGTGAGCACGATCTCCGATGCCTCGCGGGCCACGTCGGTGCCCGCCCGCCCCATCGACACCCCGATGGAGGCCGCCTTGAGCGCGGGGGCGTCGTTGACGCCGTCACCGGTCACCGCGACCGTCTCGCCGCACTCCTGGAGGGCACGGACGATGCGCAGCTTGCCCTCGGGCGACACGCGCGCGAACACGGTGGTGCCGTCCAGGGCCGCGGACAGGGCCGCGTCGTCCATGGCGTCGACTTCGGCCCCGGTGACGGCCGGCCCCGCGCCGTCCGCGATGTCCAGTTCGGCGGCGATCGCCCGAGCGGTCAGCGCGTGGTCGCCCGTGATCATCAGCACGCGCACACCCGCCGCGTGGCAGGCCCGCACCGCCTCCCGCACTCCTGCGCGCGGCGGATCCACGAGCCCCACCAGCCCGACGAACACCAGGCCGCGCGGGTCCTCCAGGTCGATGGGCGTGTCACCGGGCGCGCGCGAGCGCCCCACCGCCAGGGCCAGGACGCGCAGCCCCGTACCGGCCATCGCGTGGGCCGCCTCCCGCACCGCGTCCAGGTCCGGGTCGGCGGCGCCGTCGCCCCCTTCACCCTCCCCGTGGACGGAGTCGCACATCGCGGCCACCCGCTCGGGAGACCCCTTGACGAACAGCGCCGCGCCGCCGCCCACGCCCCAGTGCCGCAGCGACGCCGAGTACTGCTGGGCGGGTTCGAAGGGCACGTCGGCCACCAGTCCGAACGCGTCGCGCAACGGCTCCGGCTCCAGCCCCGCGCGCGAGGCCGCCCTGAGCAGAGCGATCTCGGTGGGGTCGCCGACACCGCCGTCCCCACCCGGCTCGACCGCGGCCTCGTTCGTCAGGACCCCGGTGACCAGGGCGAGAACGAGCGGGTCCAGGTCGAGCGGTGAGGCCGCCGCGTCCACCGACGCGGGTCGCGCCGGGTCCGGCCGTTCCAGGTCCCGCTCCCGGCCGCCCGCCCACAGCCGGCGGACCGTCATCCGGTTCTCCGTGAGCGTTCCGGTCTTGTCCGCGCCGATGACGGTGGCGCTGCCCAGGGTCTCCACGGCCCGCAGGTGCCGCACGATGGCCCCGCCGCGCGCCATCCGGGTGACCCCGATCGCCAGCGCGATGGTGAGCACGATCGGCAGCCCCTCGGGGATCGCGGCCACCGCGAGCGCCACCGCGGCCAGGAACAGCTCGCGCGGCTCCCCACCGTTGATGAGGCCCAGGACGAGGACCAGGGCACAGGCGACCAGCACCACCACCATGATCAGCCGGGCCAGGCGCCGCAGGTGTCGGTTCAGCGGGGTCTCCGGTTGGCGCTCGGTCTCGATGAGGTCGGCGATCCCGCCCAGCCGTGTGGACCGCCCGGTGGCGAAGACCACGCCCTCACCGCGCCCGCTGGTCACCATGGTGCCCGAGTGGGCGAGCGATCCGAGGTCGCCGACCGCCAGGTCGCGGTCCAGGGCTCGGGTGTGCTTGGTGACGGGTGCCGACTCCCCCGTCAGCGGGGACTCGTCGATCCGCAGCGCCTGCGCCCGGATCAGACGGAGGTCGGCGGGCACACGGACACCCGACTCCAGCAGCACCACGTCACCGGGGACCAGATCGCGGCCGTCGACCTCGCGGTCCGTGCCG
This genomic interval carries:
- a CDS encoding AAA family ATPase encodes the protein MPQLVQSCPVFVGRERPLRLLGEHAERSHTESSGMVLVGGDAGVGKSRLVGEFTAAPTTGSVYVGGCLQLGVDGLSYAPFTAVLRQVLRERGRAAFEAAAPGGVGEFARLLPELGEAPGDRRENRGILFEQVLRLFTQAAQDSPLTVVLEDLHWADGATRDLLVFLVRNLDLPGILIIGTYRSDDLHRTHPLRRLIPELERAPNVLGLRLEPLTREEVGRQAAAIRGAELTPEKLDALYRRTDGIPLFVESLAADDSCTTGENPDVPEHFRDLLLEPLHRFDDTALSVLRVASVGAVSESIEHEILYHAAGLPEHELERALHTLVDANVLRSGRTDYRFRHALLRDAVHEEILPGPHSRLHLRFAQLIEEYPDAVPADRRAAEQAHHFLAARDLPSALQAAWWAAVRAGDTLAFSEELDMLERVLDMWDQVPDAAERVGGRTWAQVVSAAAAAALEAGRHKRARELADEALATLAGDADDDHTLTVRAELLRLRGQARAQQLNGGGVEDLVRALELHPPHMPGYGLLLSILAKTSLLYRVDREPSPDQLQLRELAERGLTGRRLAELAVEVSASGRGGDACAAADARITLGGISLAEGDLETGRPLFLEGIARSHQTNDPNLEARGVGNLAHFLRELGRHEEGLVVLEDALERHRALGWASVHSHFNHQNRAEIHFELGDLATAREIVERVLRTRPSDKQRVYIASVLMRVAVAQGDTATARAWVQPMLEQETLRAHRMNIVQLAALGILDTRLAEDRLDTALEVARRLLEELELEAAPGYSWPMADVMAEAVRRGAAAGRAPATVEHAARVRALTVKVTEQMSVHGPVQRAHRAAVTARTAAAEGAGGPDLLEYWCEAVRAWERTPLRLHLSEVRLRAAEAAVAAGERERAAEWTRQVFETASACGAAPLAGAAADLARRLGVGLGEDAAPPPSPAGLTARELEVTRLLASGRTNAQIAAELFISPKTASVHVSNILAKLEVANRAAAGARARELGLA
- a CDS encoding dihydrofolate reductase family protein, which translates into the protein MRTLTYFVAVSLDGFVCAPDGTFDFFPQSDESGAYHAREYPELIPTHVREQLGLDVPNQRFDTLLQGRGSYQVALDEGITSPYAHMRQYVLSRTLAKDTDPDVTIVDTDPLALVRALKRQEGDLGLCLVGGPTAAGVLLPEIDELMIKRYPVIAGAGRPFVDAAFAPAAFERVRSTVLGDGADYTLFRRTASPAG
- a CDS encoding HAD-IC family P-type ATPase, whose amino-acid sequence is MATSGSRIDEAWHVMGPQEAIEALDTSPQGLAGDEAARRLVTYGPNALRESAPPSVPRLLVRQFVSPLIAILLAAAFVTFVLGEWIDTGVIVAVLLFNAGIGFVQERRADTAVRALRKLAVPRARVLRDGTDREVDGRDLVPGDVVLLESGVRVPADLRLIRAQALRIDESPLTGESAPVTKHTRALDRDLAVGDLGSLAHSGTMVTSGRGEGVVFATGRSTRLGGIADLIETERQPETPLNRHLRRLARLIMVVVLVACALVLVLGLINGGEPRELFLAAVALAVAAIPEGLPIVLTIALAIGVTRMARGGAIVRHLRAVETLGSATVIGADKTGTLTENRMTVRRLWAGGRERDLERPDPARPASVDAAASPLDLDPLVLALVTGVLTNEAAVEPGGDGGVGDPTEIALLRAASRAGLEPEPLRDAFGLVADVPFEPAQQYSASLRHWGVGGGAALFVKGSPERVAAMCDSVHGEGEGGDGAADPDLDAVREAAHAMAGTGLRVLALAVGRSRAPGDTPIDLEDPRGLVFVGLVGLVDPPRAGVREAVRACHAAGVRVLMITGDHALTARAIAAELDIADGAGPAVTGAEVDAMDDAALSAALDGTTVFARVSPEGKLRIVRALQECGETVAVTGDGVNDAPALKAASIGVSMGRAGTDVAREASEIVLTDDDFTSIVRAVELGRVTFENVRRATFFLVSTAVATILALIVSVAAGWPLLMLPAQLLWLNLVTNGLQDVALVFERGDRDVLRRAPRAAQEGILSPLMWRRTVLTGLVQAVGAVALFAWALEDTGSATTAQTVALTTLVLFAAFQAGNARSQHRSVLSVPLRDNRFLVVATAATLALHAAALYFPPTRFVLRVEPLPLEYWPVMVAVAASVLVAVEAEKALRRWAGRAGRSGGRSATGRSGRAHPAGDAVRRKSV